In one Curtobacterium citreum genomic region, the following are encoded:
- a CDS encoding ABC transporter permease, protein MSTPTPDDTTRPATPAPASDDTTRPATPAPAPTDDRLQDTEATPHLMTDSAADSERRAGGDRWRAAAQQIVNGSVLVTVLAVVLALVACGILIAVTDENVRTAAGYFFARPTDTLQAIGTSVGGAYASLFQGSVINFGAPSFAQAIVPITRSVDYAVPLIAAGLGIALSFRAGLFNIGGQGQILMGAAAAGWVGFSFDGPAALHIPLTVLAGIVGGAVWGGIVGVLKARTGANEVVVTIMLNYVALYLVSFLLRTPGLLQAPGSANPISPATKDSAVFPALFGPRYGINLGFVVAIIAVVVVWWLVNKSSLGFRFRTIGENPRAARVAGMSVPALTIWVLVISGALVGIAGAYQVQGAVTSGFTSGIDAGIGFDAITVALLGRSKPWGVFWAAILFGVLKNGGYAMQAANGIPIDIVGVIQALIVLFIAAPPLVRAIFRIPQPGARRRVRKNSKKAVAA, encoded by the coding sequence GTGAGCACCCCCACGCCGGACGACACGACGCGACCGGCGACCCCGGCCCCCGCGTCGGACGACACGACGCGACCGGCAACCCCGGCCCCCGCGCCCACCGACGACCGTCTGCAGGACACCGAGGCCACCCCGCACCTGATGACCGACTCCGCCGCCGACTCCGAGCGGCGCGCGGGCGGCGACCGGTGGCGGGCCGCGGCGCAGCAGATCGTGAACGGCTCCGTGCTCGTGACGGTCCTGGCCGTCGTCCTCGCCCTGGTGGCCTGCGGCATCCTGATCGCGGTCACCGACGAGAACGTCCGCACCGCCGCCGGGTACTTCTTCGCCCGTCCGACTGACACCCTGCAGGCGATCGGCACCTCGGTCGGCGGCGCCTACGCGTCGCTCTTCCAGGGCTCGGTGATCAACTTCGGTGCACCGTCCTTCGCCCAGGCCATCGTGCCGATCACGCGCTCGGTCGACTACGCCGTGCCGCTGATCGCCGCCGGTCTCGGCATCGCGCTGTCGTTCCGCGCCGGCCTGTTCAACATCGGCGGCCAGGGGCAGATCCTGATGGGCGCCGCGGCGGCCGGCTGGGTCGGCTTCTCGTTCGACGGCCCCGCCGCGCTGCACATCCCGCTCACCGTCCTCGCCGGCATCGTCGGCGGTGCGGTCTGGGGCGGCATCGTCGGCGTGCTCAAGGCCCGGACGGGTGCGAACGAGGTGGTCGTCACGATCATGCTCAACTACGTCGCGCTCTACCTGGTCAGCTTCCTGCTCCGCACCCCGGGTCTCCTGCAGGCCCCGGGGAGCGCGAACCCGATCTCGCCCGCGACGAAGGACAGCGCGGTCTTCCCGGCGCTCTTCGGTCCGCGGTACGGGATCAACCTCGGGTTCGTCGTGGCGATCATCGCGGTCGTCGTCGTGTGGTGGCTCGTGAACAAGTCGTCGCTCGGCTTCCGATTCCGCACCATCGGCGAGAACCCCCGCGCGGCCCGTGTGGCCGGCATGAGCGTCCCCGCGCTGACGATCTGGGTGCTCGTGATCTCCGGCGCGCTCGTCGGCATCGCCGGCGCGTACCAGGTGCAGGGTGCGGTGACCTCGGGCTTCACGTCCGGGATCGACGCCGGCATCGGCTTCGACGCGATCACGGTCGCACTCCTCGGCCGCTCGAAGCCGTGGGGCGTGTTCTGGGCGGCGATCCTGTTCGGTGTCCTGAAGAACGGCGGCTACGCCATGCAGGCCGCGAACGGCATCCCGATCGACATCGTCGGCGTGATCCAGGCGCTCATCGTCCTCTTCATCGCCGCGCCGCCGCTCGTCCGCGCGATCTTCCGGATCCCGCAACCGGGAGCCCGCCGCCGTGTCCGCAAGAACAGCAAGAAGGCGGTCGCCGCATGA
- a CDS encoding phospho-sugar mutase codes for MSVVDTARAWIEQDPDDETRAELQRLVDAGDTDELTARFAGRLAFGTAGLRAELGAGPLRMNRVVVTQAAAGLARFLVDTGRDRSVVIGYDGRVNSDVFARDSAEVMRGLGLEVTLLPSALPTPVLAFAVRHLGVGAGVMVTASHNPPRDNGYKVYLGGDNDGSQIVPPVDGEIAAAIDAVAAGDVRDLVRATDYTVAGPELAAAYVTATAATVPATILPSDAQPTVVYTAMHGVGWETARAVFAAAGFAEPVVVPEQIEPDGAFPTVAFPNPEEPGAMDLAIAQGVAVGADLVIANDPDADRLALAIPDGAGSFRRLSGNEVGWLLGWRAASRAAAEGRTGTLAASIVSSPALARVAERYGLGYRDTLTGFKWVSRVPSLVFGYEEALGYLVDPDVVRDKDGISAALSLLDLAVSLAADGQTVADQLDAFAAEFGAFASGQVATRVDDLSRIGTIMAALRSTPPTTLGGRAVETVTDYDAGVEGFPPSDILRYDLDGGARVIVRPSGTEPKVKVYIDTVADSPAEARALVEALADDVRPLVS; via the coding sequence GTGAGCGTCGTCGACACCGCCCGCGCCTGGATCGAGCAGGACCCGGACGACGAGACGCGCGCCGAGCTCCAGCGGCTCGTGGACGCCGGGGACACCGACGAGCTGACCGCGCGCTTCGCCGGACGGCTGGCGTTCGGCACGGCCGGGCTCCGCGCCGAGCTCGGTGCCGGTCCGCTCCGGATGAACCGCGTGGTCGTCACCCAGGCCGCGGCCGGTCTGGCACGGTTCCTCGTCGACACCGGCCGGGACCGCAGCGTCGTGATCGGCTACGACGGTCGGGTGAACTCGGACGTCTTCGCGCGGGACTCCGCCGAGGTGATGCGCGGCCTCGGGCTCGAGGTCACGCTGCTGCCCTCCGCGCTGCCCACCCCGGTGCTCGCCTTCGCGGTCCGGCACCTCGGTGTCGGCGCCGGCGTGATGGTCACCGCGAGCCACAACCCGCCGCGGGACAACGGCTACAAGGTGTACCTCGGCGGCGACAACGACGGCTCGCAGATCGTGCCGCCGGTCGACGGGGAGATCGCCGCGGCGATCGACGCCGTCGCGGCGGGCGACGTCCGCGACCTCGTCCGTGCCACCGACTACACCGTCGCGGGTCCGGAGCTGGCCGCGGCGTACGTGACCGCGACGGCCGCGACGGTGCCGGCCACGATCCTCCCGTCCGATGCCCAGCCGACGGTGGTCTACACGGCCATGCACGGGGTCGGGTGGGAGACCGCGCGGGCGGTCTTCGCCGCGGCGGGCTTCGCGGAGCCGGTCGTCGTGCCGGAGCAGATCGAGCCGGACGGGGCGTTCCCGACGGTCGCGTTCCCGAACCCGGAGGAGCCGGGCGCGATGGACCTGGCGATCGCGCAGGGCGTCGCCGTCGGCGCGGACCTGGTGATCGCGAACGACCCGGACGCCGACCGGCTCGCGCTCGCGATCCCGGACGGTGCCGGGTCGTTCCGACGCCTGTCCGGCAACGAGGTCGGGTGGCTCCTCGGGTGGCGTGCAGCCTCCCGCGCGGCGGCCGAGGGGCGGACGGGCACGCTCGCCGCGTCGATCGTGTCGTCGCCGGCCCTGGCCCGCGTCGCCGAGCGGTACGGGCTCGGCTACCGGGACACCCTGACGGGCTTCAAGTGGGTCTCGCGGGTGCCGTCGCTGGTGTTCGGCTACGAAGAAGCCCTCGGCTACCTCGTCGACCCCGACGTCGTGCGGGACAAGGACGGGATCTCGGCGGCGCTGTCGCTGCTCGACCTCGCCGTGTCGCTCGCTGCGGACGGGCAGACGGTGGCCGACCAGCTCGACGCCTTCGCGGCCGAGTTCGGGGCCTTCGCGTCCGGACAGGTCGCCACGCGCGTCGACGACCTGTCGCGCATCGGGACGATCATGGCCGCGCTCCGGTCCACCCCGCCGACGACGCTCGGCGGACGGGCCGTCGAGACCGTGACGGACTACGACGCGGGGGTCGAGGGCTTCCCGCCGTCGGACATCCTGCGCTACGACCTGGACGGGGGCGCGCGGGTGATCGTCCGCCCGAGCGGCACCGAACCCAAGGTCAAGGTCTACATCGACACGGTCGCGGACTCGCCCGCCGAGGCCCGTGCGCTCGTCGAGGCCCTCGCCGACGACGTGCGCCCGCTGGTGTCGTAG
- a CDS encoding thymidine phosphorylase codes for MAVEPFDTVDLIRTKRSGDALSTPEIDWLVDAYTRGYVEDPQMAALAMAIFLNGMERREIKDLTLAMIASGERMSFGSLGKTTVDKHSTGGVGDKITLPLAPLVASFGVAVPQLSGRGLGHTGGTLDKLESIPGWQASISNDRMMQVLSDVGAVICAAGSGLAPADKKLYALRDITGTVECIPLIASSIMSKKIAEGTGALVLDVKFGSGAFMPTYEASKELAQTMVDLGNDAGVATSALLTDMEVPLGLTIGNALEVRESVEVLAGGGPADVVSLTVELASEMLRLAGLPDADPAAALADGRAMDTWRRMIEAQGGEASATLPVAREQHVVTASSSGVLTEQQALPFGVAAWRLGAGRARAQDPVQAGAGIELHVKPGDAVTAGQPLWTLHTDEPARFERALESLEGAWSIGETAPERGPIVRERITG; via the coding sequence ATGGCCGTCGAGCCGTTCGACACCGTCGACCTGATCCGCACCAAGCGTTCGGGCGACGCCCTCAGCACGCCCGAGATCGACTGGCTGGTCGACGCGTACACGCGCGGGTACGTCGAGGACCCGCAGATGGCGGCGCTCGCGATGGCGATCTTCCTGAACGGGATGGAGCGTCGGGAGATCAAGGACCTGACGCTCGCGATGATCGCGTCGGGGGAGCGGATGTCGTTCGGCTCGCTCGGCAAGACCACGGTCGACAAGCACTCCACCGGTGGCGTCGGGGACAAGATCACGCTGCCGCTCGCACCGCTCGTGGCGTCGTTCGGCGTCGCGGTGCCGCAGCTCTCCGGGCGGGGGCTCGGCCACACCGGCGGGACGCTCGACAAGCTCGAGTCGATCCCCGGGTGGCAGGCGTCGATCTCGAACGACCGGATGATGCAGGTGCTGTCGGACGTCGGCGCGGTCATCTGCGCCGCCGGTTCCGGGCTCGCCCCGGCGGACAAGAAGCTCTACGCGCTGCGGGACATCACCGGCACCGTCGAGTGCATCCCGCTCATCGCGTCGAGCATCATGTCGAAGAAGATCGCCGAGGGCACCGGTGCGCTGGTGCTCGACGTGAAGTTCGGCTCCGGGGCGTTCATGCCGACGTACGAGGCGTCGAAGGAGCTCGCGCAGACGATGGTCGACCTCGGGAACGACGCCGGGGTCGCGACCTCGGCGCTCCTGACCGACATGGAGGTGCCGCTCGGCCTGACGATCGGCAACGCGCTCGAGGTCCGCGAGTCCGTCGAGGTCCTGGCCGGTGGTGGCCCGGCCGACGTGGTGTCGCTGACGGTCGAACTGGCGTCGGAGATGCTGCGGCTCGCCGGCCTGCCGGACGCCGACCCGGCGGCCGCGCTGGCCGACGGCCGGGCGATGGACACCTGGCGCCGGATGATCGAGGCCCAGGGCGGCGAAGCGTCCGCGACGCTGCCCGTGGCCCGCGAGCAGCACGTCGTCACAGCGTCCTCGTCCGGGGTCCTGACCGAGCAGCAGGCGCTGCCGTTCGGGGTCGCCGCGTGGCGCCTCGGCGCGGGTCGTGCCCGGGCGCAGGACCCCGTGCAGGCCGGTGCGGGCATCGAGCTGCACGTCAAGCCGGGCGACGCGGTCACGGCCGGGCAGCCGCTGTGGACGCTGCACACCGACGAGCCGGCGCGGTTCGAGCGGGCGCTGGAGTCGCTGGAGGGCGCGTGGTCGATCGGGGAGACCGCTCCCGAGCGGGGCCCGATCGTGCGGGAGCGCATCACCGGTTGA
- a CDS encoding ABC transporter permease, translating into MSTMTPTAVPALPADRPVETTRSWKTPVAFGVFTLLALVLFGFARRPGTATFRLASAGDFFALPNVPLPAAATGVVAIVLLALATVYAVVETRGARRVPLWVTALFALVFVVGFLSWAVAGDSITIPGMLVGALSLSVPLVFGALGGVISERVGVVNIAIEGQFLAGAFTSAMIASLTGSAWVGLVGALVAGVLVSFVLAAFSIKYLVDQVIVGVVINAFISGLTGFLYSQVLSPNQGTLNVGIRFPKIEIPLLHQIPIIGPIFFEQTVVVYLAYVAVAVVTFGLFKTRWGLRLRAVGEHPQAADTVGINVARTRFWNVSIAGAVAGLGGAYFTLDAAGGFTKDMTAGAGYIALAAVIFGRWDPIRATFAALLFGFASNLQNTLAAVGSPVPSEFLLMLPYVVTIFAVAGLVGQSRGPAAAGKPYIKS; encoded by the coding sequence ATGAGCACCATGACCCCCACCGCGGTCCCGGCCCTGCCCGCCGACCGTCCCGTCGAGACGACGCGCAGCTGGAAGACCCCGGTCGCGTTCGGCGTCTTCACGCTCCTCGCCCTCGTCCTGTTCGGTTTCGCCCGACGCCCCGGCACCGCGACGTTCCGCCTGGCCTCGGCCGGCGACTTCTTCGCGCTGCCGAACGTCCCGCTGCCGGCCGCCGCCACCGGCGTGGTCGCCATCGTCCTGCTCGCCCTCGCCACCGTGTACGCGGTCGTCGAGACGCGCGGTGCCCGCCGGGTGCCGCTCTGGGTGACCGCGCTCTTCGCGCTGGTCTTCGTCGTCGGCTTCCTCAGCTGGGCCGTCGCCGGTGACTCGATCACCATCCCGGGCATGCTCGTCGGCGCCCTGAGCCTCAGCGTCCCGCTGGTGTTCGGTGCCCTCGGCGGGGTCATCTCGGAGCGCGTCGGCGTCGTGAACATCGCCATCGAGGGCCAGTTCCTCGCCGGCGCGTTCACCTCGGCGATGATCGCCTCGCTCACCGGCTCGGCGTGGGTCGGTCTGGTCGGCGCGCTCGTCGCCGGTGTCCTGGTGTCCTTCGTCCTCGCGGCGTTCAGCATCAAGTACCTCGTCGACCAGGTCATCGTCGGTGTCGTCATCAACGCGTTCATCTCGGGTCTGACCGGCTTCCTGTACTCGCAGGTCCTGTCGCCGAACCAGGGCACGCTGAACGTCGGCATCCGCTTCCCCAAGATCGAGATCCCGCTCCTCCACCAGATCCCGATCATCGGCCCGATCTTCTTCGAGCAGACCGTCGTGGTCTACCTGGCGTACGTCGCCGTCGCGGTCGTCACCTTCGGCCTGTTCAAGACCCGCTGGGGCCTGCGCCTCCGTGCGGTCGGCGAGCACCCGCAGGCAGCCGACACGGTCGGCATCAACGTCGCCAGGACGCGCTTCTGGAACGTCTCGATCGCGGGCGCCGTCGCCGGTCTCGGCGGTGCGTACTTCACGCTCGACGCCGCGGGCGGCTTCACGAAGGACATGACGGCCGGCGCGGGCTACATCGCGCTCGCGGCGGTCATCTTCGGTCGTTGGGACCCGATCCGTGCGACGTTCGCGGCGCTGCTGTTCGGCTTCGCCTCGAACCTGCAGAACACGCTCGCGGCGGTCGGTTCGCCGGTCCCGAGCGAGTTCCTGCTCATGCTGCCCTACGTGGTCACGATCTTCGCGGTCGCCGGCCTGGTCGGACAGTCGCGCGGGCCGGCGGCCGCCGGCAAGCCGTACATCAAGAGCTGA
- a CDS encoding PTS sugar transporter subunit IIB → MKIVTICGAGIGSSGILKVNAEKALDALGLAATVEAADVASVRDVAEDANVILTSAEFVEAIGDTYAEVIVIRNHFDQGEITAAVDRALGEH, encoded by the coding sequence GTGAAGATCGTGACCATCTGCGGCGCCGGGATCGGCTCGAGCGGCATCCTCAAGGTGAACGCCGAGAAGGCCCTCGACGCGCTCGGACTCGCCGCCACGGTCGAGGCGGCCGACGTCGCCTCGGTGCGGGACGTCGCCGAGGACGCGAACGTGATCCTGACGAGCGCGGAGTTCGTCGAGGCGATCGGCGACACCTACGCGGAGGTCATCGTCATCCGCAACCACTTCGACCAGGGCGAGATCACCGCCGCCGTGGACCGGGCGCTCGGGGAGCACTGA
- a CDS encoding purine-nucleoside phosphorylase — MSTENPLNDPAADPFEVARDAAAVIADRSGIERHDIALTLGSGWGKAADILGETVSTIDAADVPGFSASAVPGHSGTVRSIRLQDDRHALVIGARTHYYENHGVRRVVHSVRTAAATGASIMVLTNGAGGIKEHWTPGTPVLISDHINLTADSPLEGATFVDLTDLYSARLRAVAKTIDPSLDEGVYTQFRGPHYETPAEVQMARTIGGHIVGMSTALEAIAARQAGMEVLGFSLITNLAAGIQKTPLSHAEVLEAGKQAEPVIADLLARVVAAL; from the coding sequence ATGAGCACGGAGAACCCGCTGAACGACCCCGCCGCCGACCCGTTCGAGGTCGCCCGCGACGCCGCCGCCGTCATCGCCGACCGGTCCGGCATCGAGCGGCACGACATCGCCCTGACCCTCGGCTCCGGCTGGGGCAAGGCCGCCGACATCCTCGGCGAGACGGTGTCCACGATCGACGCGGCCGACGTGCCCGGCTTCAGCGCCTCGGCGGTGCCCGGTCACTCCGGCACGGTGCGCTCCATCCGCCTGCAGGACGATCGGCACGCGCTGGTCATCGGCGCCCGGACGCACTACTACGAGAACCACGGCGTCCGCCGGGTCGTGCACAGCGTCCGGACGGCCGCGGCCACGGGCGCGTCGATCATGGTCCTGACGAACGGGGCCGGCGGCATCAAGGAGCACTGGACGCCCGGTACCCCGGTCCTCATCAGCGACCACATCAACCTGACCGCCGACAGCCCGCTCGAGGGCGCGACGTTCGTCGACCTGACCGACCTGTACTCGGCACGACTCCGCGCCGTCGCGAAGACGATCGACCCCTCGCTCGACGAGGGCGTCTACACGCAGTTCCGCGGCCCGCACTACGAGACCCCGGCCGAGGTGCAGATGGCGAGGACGATCGGCGGGCACATCGTCGGCATGTCGACCGCGCTCGAGGCCATCGCCGCGCGCCAGGCGGGCATGGAGGTGCTCGGCTTCTCGCTCATCACGAACCTCGCCGCCGGCATCCAGAAGACCCCGCTGTCGCACGCCGAGGTCCTCGAGGCCGGCAAGCAGGCCGAGCCGGTCATCGCCGACCTGCTCGCGCGCGTGGTGGCGGCCCTGTGA
- a CDS encoding PTS sugar transporter subunit IIA — protein MPLPPLPDPAVVLGASASSWRAALRLAGDALVASGAATDAYTEAMTDLVDEHGPYIVISPGLAFAHARPGPAVLRDGLAVVTLREPVAFGHPHNDPVSVVLGLAVAEVGTHLESIGEIANLFNDPTVTGRIAAATSAAEVRAIMGAPA, from the coding sequence ATGCCGTTGCCGCCGCTGCCGGACCCCGCCGTCGTGCTCGGGGCGTCCGCGTCGTCGTGGCGCGCGGCGCTCCGGCTCGCCGGCGACGCCCTCGTCGCCTCCGGTGCCGCCACCGACGCCTACACCGAGGCGATGACCGACCTGGTCGACGAGCACGGTCCGTACATCGTGATCTCGCCCGGACTCGCCTTCGCGCACGCCCGGCCGGGGCCGGCAGTGCTCCGTGACGGGCTCGCCGTCGTGACCCTGCGGGAGCCGGTGGCGTTCGGCCACCCGCACAACGACCCCGTCTCGGTCGTGCTCGGGCTCGCGGTGGCCGAGGTCGGCACGCACCTCGAGTCGATCGGCGAGATCGCGAACCTGTTCAACGACCCGACCGTCACCGGGCGCATCGCGGCGGCGACGTCCGCGGCCGAGGTCCGGGCGATCATGGGAGCACCCGCGTGA
- a CDS encoding adenosine deaminase, producing MSADAPTYRLPDAGAVIDDLPKVSLHDHLDGGLRPATIVELAESAGVTLPTTDPAALGAWFAEQSNSGSLVEYLKTFDVTTSVMQTAPQLHRVAKEFVEDLVADGVVYGEVRWAPEQHLRGGLTLDETVEAVQAGIAEAVDAAGGSIRVGQLVTAMRHADRSLEIAELAVRHRDRGVVGFDIAGAEAGFPASNHRPAFDYLASELFPVTVHAGEADGLASIRSALVDGRALRLGHGVRIFEDVTLSDAGDGSTLAALGEVASWVRDREIPLEVSPSSNLQTGAIAAWGDDLADHPFDVLYQLGFRVTVNTDNRLMSGTTLTRELALLAATFGYDLDDLAAFQINAALGSFLPLEDREEIIATITAGHQEA from the coding sequence ATGAGCGCCGACGCCCCGACCTACCGCCTGCCCGACGCCGGGGCGGTCATCGACGACCTGCCCAAGGTCTCGCTGCACGACCACCTCGACGGTGGGCTGCGGCCCGCCACGATCGTCGAGCTCGCGGAGTCGGCGGGCGTCACGCTCCCGACCACCGACCCCGCGGCGCTCGGGGCCTGGTTCGCCGAGCAGTCGAACTCCGGCTCGCTCGTCGAGTACCTGAAGACCTTCGACGTGACCACCTCGGTCATGCAGACCGCGCCGCAGCTGCACCGCGTCGCGAAGGAGTTCGTCGAGGACCTCGTCGCCGACGGCGTGGTCTACGGCGAGGTCCGGTGGGCCCCGGAGCAGCACCTGCGCGGCGGCCTGACGCTCGACGAGACCGTCGAGGCGGTCCAGGCCGGCATCGCCGAGGCGGTCGACGCCGCCGGCGGGTCGATCCGCGTCGGACAGCTCGTCACCGCGATGCGGCACGCCGACCGGTCCCTCGAGATCGCGGAGCTCGCCGTGCGGCACCGCGACCGCGGCGTCGTGGGCTTCGACATCGCGGGGGCCGAGGCCGGGTTCCCGGCGTCGAACCACCGTCCCGCGTTCGATTACCTGGCATCCGAGCTCTTCCCCGTGACGGTGCACGCCGGCGAGGCCGACGGGCTCGCCTCGATCCGCTCGGCGCTCGTCGACGGCCGGGCGCTCCGCCTGGGCCACGGCGTCCGGATCTTCGAGGACGTCACGCTCTCCGACGCCGGGGACGGCTCGACCCTCGCCGCGCTCGGCGAGGTCGCGTCGTGGGTGCGCGACCGGGAGATCCCGCTCGAGGTCTCGCCGTCGTCGAACCTGCAGACCGGCGCGATCGCGGCGTGGGGCGACGACCTCGCCGACCACCCCTTCGACGTGCTGTACCAGCTCGGCTTCCGGGTCACGGTGAACACCGACAACCGCCTGATGAGCGGCACCACGCTCACGCGCGAGCTGGCCCTGCTGGCGGCGACGTTCGGGTACGACCTCGACGACCTCGCCGCGTTCCAGATCAACGCCGCGCTCGGCTCGTTCCTGCCGCTGGAGGACCGCGAGGAGATCATCGCGACCATCACGGCCGGTCACCAGGAGGCCTAG
- a CDS encoding ABC transporter ATP-binding protein encodes MKLELRGITKRFGPLVANDHISLTVEPGEVHCLLGENGAGKSTLMNVLYGLYQADEGEILLDDVVQDFDGPGDAMRAGIGMVHQHFMLVPVFTVAENVMLGQEQTSFGGRLDLAGARARVREISDRFGFDVDPDARVEDLPVGVQQRVEIIKALSRDAKVLVFDEPTAVLTPQETDELMGIMRQLREAGTAIVFITHKLREVREVADRITVIRLGAVVGEASPTATNNELAALMVGRAVSLVVDKAPATGGDDALVVEHLTVTDPSGVVLVDDVSFTVRRGEVLAIAGVQGNGQTELTEAIIGLEPVRAGRVTLDGKELTGRTVKQVLDAGVGFVPEDRKEDGLVGEFTIAENLMLDRADHDEFVRAGTIRSAERDAFADEKIAEFDIRTPSRTTAAGRLSGGNQQKIVLARELSRELRLFVAAQPTRGIDVGSIEFVHKRIVATRDTGVPVIVVSTELDEVVALADRIAVMYRGGIVGIVPADTPRDVLGLMMAGELPEGTEQVA; translated from the coding sequence ATGAAGCTCGAACTCCGTGGCATCACGAAGCGGTTCGGACCACTCGTCGCCAACGACCACATCTCGCTCACCGTCGAGCCGGGTGAGGTCCACTGCCTCCTCGGCGAGAACGGCGCGGGCAAGTCCACGCTCATGAACGTCCTCTACGGCCTGTACCAGGCCGACGAGGGCGAGATCCTCCTGGACGACGTCGTCCAGGACTTCGACGGACCCGGCGACGCGATGCGCGCCGGCATCGGCATGGTGCACCAGCACTTCATGCTCGTGCCGGTCTTCACCGTCGCCGAGAACGTCATGCTCGGCCAGGAGCAGACCTCCTTCGGCGGCCGACTCGACCTCGCCGGGGCCCGCGCCCGCGTGCGGGAGATCAGCGACCGCTTCGGCTTCGACGTCGACCCCGACGCCCGGGTCGAGGACCTGCCCGTCGGCGTGCAGCAGCGTGTCGAGATCATCAAGGCGCTGTCCCGCGACGCGAAGGTCCTGGTGTTCGACGAGCCGACGGCCGTCCTCACGCCGCAGGAGACCGACGAGCTGATGGGCATCATGCGCCAGCTCCGCGAGGCCGGCACGGCGATCGTCTTCATCACCCACAAGCTGCGCGAGGTCCGCGAGGTCGCCGACCGCATCACGGTCATCCGCCTCGGCGCCGTCGTGGGAGAGGCCTCGCCGACGGCGACGAACAACGAGCTGGCCGCCCTGATGGTCGGCCGTGCCGTGTCGCTCGTGGTCGACAAGGCACCGGCGACCGGCGGGGACGACGCGCTCGTCGTCGAGCACCTGACGGTCACCGACCCCTCGGGCGTGGTCCTCGTCGACGACGTCTCGTTCACGGTCCGCCGCGGCGAGGTGCTCGCGATCGCGGGCGTCCAGGGCAACGGGCAGACCGAGCTCACCGAGGCGATCATCGGCCTCGAGCCCGTGCGCGCCGGTCGGGTCACCCTCGACGGCAAGGAGCTCACCGGGCGCACCGTCAAGCAGGTGCTCGACGCGGGTGTCGGCTTCGTGCCCGAGGACCGCAAGGAGGACGGCCTGGTCGGCGAGTTCACCATCGCGGAGAACCTGATGCTCGACCGCGCCGACCACGACGAGTTCGTCCGCGCCGGCACGATCCGCTCCGCCGAGCGCGACGCGTTCGCGGACGAGAAGATCGCCGAGTTCGACATCCGCACGCCGTCCCGCACGACGGCGGCCGGCCGGCTGTCCGGCGGCAACCAGCAGAAGATCGTCCTCGCCCGCGAGCTCAGCCGCGAGCTCCGGCTCTTCGTCGCCGCGCAGCCCACGCGCGGCATCGACGTCGGGTCCATCGAGTTCGTCCACAAGCGCATCGTCGCCACACGCGACACCGGCGTCCCGGTCATCGTCGTCTCCACGGAGCTCGACGAGGTCGTGGCGCTCGCCGACCGGATCGCGGTCATGTACCGCGGCGGCATCGTCGGCATCGTCCCCGCGGACACCCCGCGCGACGTCCTCGGCCTCATGATGGCCGGGGAACTCCCCGAAGGAACGGAACAGGTCGCATGA
- a CDS encoding cytidine deaminase: MTDTNAAGDQAVAATDGADAAPILPAGAADPGNDAGRAVDWSVLRDAATAAMRRAYAPYSSFPVGAAALTDDGRVVSGCNVENASYGVTLCAECSLVSQLHMTGGGKLVAFTCVDGDGATLMPCGRCRQLLFEHSAEGMLLETVSGIRTIDEVLPDAFGPRTLATYQEEH; encoded by the coding sequence ATGACCGACACGAACGCTGCGGGTGACCAGGCGGTCGCCGCGACCGACGGGGCGGACGCCGCCCCGATCCTCCCGGCCGGTGCCGCCGACCCCGGGAACGACGCGGGCCGAGCGGTCGACTGGAGCGTGCTCCGCGACGCGGCCACGGCCGCGATGCGGCGCGCCTACGCGCCCTACTCGTCCTTCCCGGTGGGGGCCGCTGCCCTGACCGACGACGGGCGGGTCGTGTCCGGCTGCAACGTCGAGAACGCGTCGTACGGGGTCACCCTGTGCGCCGAGTGCTCGCTCGTGTCGCAGCTGCACATGACGGGCGGCGGCAAGCTCGTCGCGTTCACGTGCGTGGACGGCGACGGCGCCACCCTGATGCCGTGCGGTCGCTGCCGGCAGCTGCTCTTCGAGCACTCCGCCGAGGGCATGCTCCTCGAGACCGTCTCCGGCATCCGCACCATCGACGAGGTCCTGCCGGACGCCTTCGGGCCCCGGACCCTCGCCACCTACCAGGAAGAGCACTGA